In one window of Mesoplodon densirostris isolate mMesDen1 chromosome 4, mMesDen1 primary haplotype, whole genome shotgun sequence DNA:
- the ZNF770 gene encoding zinc finger protein 770, with the protein MMAENNFKMLKIQQCVVANKLPRNRPYICNICFKHFETPSKLARHYLIHTGQKPFECDVCHKTFRQLVHLERHQLTHNLPFKCSICPRHFKNLKTFVKHQQLHNETYQNDVKQVRRLLEAKQEKPVYGMYHALTTEERWALHPCSKPDPTHSPTKKKKNIHVCTICGKLFPSQSKLDRHALIHTGQRPFKCVLCSKSFRQSTHLKIHQLTHSEERPFQCCFCQKGFKIQSKLLKHKQIHARNKTFQTLSLKVKSPESGPLPNKLNAKQDSFENGDICESEENNQLDVHSIYIVPFQCPECEECFESEQTLSGHKCFPARSGKIPSRLKRSYNYKTIVKKILAKLKRAGGKKLDNFRSEKKVFKNSFLKNCDLISGEQSPEQTQRTFMGSLGKHGTYKTVGNKKKKMLTLPFSWQKHFQSQNMGKNVKGILTPENVLTMDNSVNNKDVSIYGSSGEEFFENCEVLQCGFSVTNENIYTGHKMCPCDKCEKVFPSVSKLQRHYLIHTGQRPFGCNVCGKSFRQSAHLKRHKLTHIDKIPYRKSLCQVELENLNKLFIHQGDNVNYSASQQCQALGFQKYEVSESDQTSEIKVKAESEDFILGTPYRNRQPCLSSALLESEQSHHSHCCSYSGRTERNDGLLYQCSVCSKSFRSPSKLERHYLIHAGQKPFECSVCGKTFRQAPHWKRHQLTHFKE; encoded by the coding sequence ATGATGgctgaaaacaattttaaaatgctaaagaTTCAACAGTGTGTAGTAGCCAACAAACTACCTAGAAACAGGCCATATATTTGCAATATTTGCTTCAAGCATTTTGAAACACCCTCAAAATTAGCTAGGCATTATCTCATTCATACTGGTCAAAAGCCATTTGAATGTGATGTGTGTCATAAAACCTTTAGACAACTAGTTCATCTGGAAAGACATCAACTAACTCATAATCTGCCTTTTAAATGTAGTATTTGTCCACGCCACTTTAAGAATCTGAAGACATTCGTGAAGCACCAACAGCTTCACAATGAAACTTACCAGAATGATGTTAAACAGGTCAGAAGACTGCTGGAGGCCAAGCAAGAAAAGCCAGTGTATGGAATGTATCATGCTCTTACCACAGAGGAGAGATGGGCATTACACCCGTGCTCCAAGCCTGATCCTACACACAGccctacaaagaaaaaaaagaatattcacgTGTGTACAATCTGTGGCAAGCTGTTCCCATCACAGTCAAAACTTGATAGGCATGCACTTATTCATACTGGTCAGAGGCCTTTTAAATGTGTCCTGTGCAGTAAATCTTTTCGACAGTCAACTCACTTAAAAATCCACCAACTCACACATTCAGAGGAAAGACCTTTTCAATGTTGTTTTTGTCAAAAAGGATTTAAGATTCAAAGCAAACTTCTGAAGCATAAACAAATCCATGCCAGGAATAAGACTTTTCAGACTCTTTCATTAAAGGTGAAGAGTCCAGAATCAGGCCCCCTGCCtaataaattaaatgcaaagcAGGATAGTTTTGAAAATGGTGATATATGTGAATCTGAGGAGAATAATCAACTTGATGTCCACTCTATTTATATTGTCCCTTTTCAATGTCCAGAGTGTGAAGAATGTTTTGAATCAGAGCAGACTCTCAGTGGACACAAGTGTTTTCCTGCCAGAAGTGGCAAAATTCCAAGCAGGCTCAAAAGAAGCTACAACTATAAAACCATTGTTAAAAAAATCTTGGCTAAGCTTAAACGTGCTGGGGGtaaaaaattagataattttcgttctgagaaaaaagtatttaaaaacagTTTCTTGAAAAATTGTGATCTTATTTCTGGTGAGCAGAGCCCTGAACAAACCCAGAGAACATTTATGGGTTCTCTTGGCAAACATGGAACATATAAGACAGttggcaataaaaagaagaaaatgttgacTTTGCCATTTTCTTGGCAAAAGCACTTCCAGAGCCAAAATATGGGAAAAAACGTAAAAGGTATTCTTACACCAGAGAACGTGTTAACTATGGATAATTCTGTGAATAATAAAGATGTGTCTATCTATGGTTCATCAGGTGAGGAATTCTTTGAAAACTGTGAAGTGCTTCAGTGTGGTTTTTCAGTTACAAATGAAAACATCTATACTGGACATAAGATGTGTCCTTGTGACAAATGTGAGAAAGTGTTTCCTTCCGTATCTAAACTACAAAGACACTATTTAATTCATACTGGACAGAGGCCTTTTGGCTGTAATGTTTGTGGGAAATCTTTTAGACAGTCAGCTCACTTGAAAAGACATAAATTAACTCATATTGATAAGATTCCATATAGAAAATCTCTCTGCCAAGTAGAATTGGAAAATTTGAACAAACTTTTCATTCATCAAGGTGATAATGTTAACTATAGTGCTTCCCAGCAATGTCAGGCTCTTGGTTTTCAAAAATACGAGGTCTCAGAGTCAGATCAAACATCAGAAATAAAAGTTAAGGCAGAATCAGAGGATTTCATTCTTGGTACCCCCTATAGGAACAGGCAGCCCTGTCTCTCTAGTGCACTTCTGGAATCAGAGCAGAGCCATCATAGTCATTGTTGTAGTTATTCAGGGCGTACTGAGAGGAACGACGGCCTTCTTTACCAATGCAGTGTTTGTTCTAAAAGTTTTAGGTCCCCATCTAaactggaaagacactatctaatTCATGCAGGGCAGAAGCCATTTGAATGCTCAGTTTGTGGCAAAACATTCAGACAGGCTCCTCACTGGAAGAGACATCAACTTACTCACTTTAAGGAATGA